In Pseudoxanthobacter soli DSM 19599, a single window of DNA contains:
- the map gene encoding type I methionyl aminopeptidase, translating to MVTYVDGATAPLKNNGQIRLYDATAFDGMRKAGQLTARCLDALDDFVKPGVTTDAIDAFVYDFGIANDAIPATLFYKGYRRSTCTSINHVVCHGIPNEKPLREGDIVNIDVTYIVDGWHGDSSRMYPVGDVRRAAERLIEVTHESLMRGIAAVKPGATTGDIGHAIQTYVEAERCSVVQDFCGHGLGRLFHDVPNILHYGRPGEGVELKPGMLFTIEPMVNLGRPHVKVLSDGWTAVTRDRSLSAQCEHSIGVTETGCEIFTASPGGLFTPRSLRG from the coding sequence ATGGTGACATATGTGGATGGGGCGACCGCCCCGTTGAAGAACAACGGACAGATCCGGCTTTACGACGCGACCGCGTTCGACGGAATGCGCAAGGCGGGGCAGCTCACCGCGCGCTGCCTCGACGCACTCGACGACTTCGTCAAGCCGGGCGTGACCACCGACGCCATCGACGCCTTCGTCTACGATTTCGGCATCGCCAACGACGCGATCCCGGCGACCCTGTTCTACAAGGGCTATCGCCGCTCGACCTGCACCTCGATCAACCACGTCGTCTGCCACGGCATTCCCAACGAGAAGCCGCTGCGGGAAGGCGACATCGTCAATATCGACGTGACCTACATCGTCGACGGCTGGCACGGCGATTCGAGCCGGATGTATCCAGTCGGCGACGTCCGGCGCGCGGCCGAGCGCCTGATCGAGGTGACGCACGAATCGCTGATGCGCGGCATCGCCGCCGTGAAGCCCGGCGCCACCACCGGCGATATCGGCCACGCCATCCAGACCTATGTCGAGGCCGAGCGCTGCTCCGTGGTGCAGGATTTCTGCGGCCATGGCCTCGGCCGGCTGTTCCACGACGTGCCGAACATCCTGCACTACGGCCGGCCGGGCGAAGGCGTCGAACTGAAGCCCGGCATGCTGTTCACCATCGAGCCGATGGTCAATCTCGGCCGGCCGCATGTGAAGGTGCTGTCGGACGGCTGGACCGCCGTCACCCGCGACCGCTCCCTCTCCGCGCAGTGCGAGCACAGCATCGGGGTGACAGAGACCGGGTGCGAGATCTTCACCGCGTCGCCGGGCGGCCTGTTCACGCCCCGTTCGCTGCGCGGCTGA
- the radC gene encoding RadC family protein: MAGDDAGPPAGPPASGFADATRKIDPRKGDAEGHRERLRARFQTTGADGLADYELLEIVLFRSIPRRDTKPLAKRLIQRFGSFAEVLSAPHAQLIEVEGVGDATATDLKIVLAAAQRLTRGKVRGRPVLSSWSEVLDYCRAAMAFAEKEQFRILFLDKKNALIADELQQTGTVDHTPVYPREVVKRALELSATALILVHNHPSGDPTPSRADIQMTRQIADIAKPLGILVHDHIIVGRDGHTSMKALKFF, from the coding sequence ATGGCCGGAGACGACGCCGGACCCCCCGCCGGCCCGCCGGCCTCGGGCTTCGCCGACGCCACGCGAAAGATCGACCCGCGCAAGGGGGACGCGGAGGGGCACCGCGAGCGCTTGCGCGCGCGGTTCCAGACCACCGGCGCGGACGGCCTCGCCGACTACGAGCTGCTCGAAATCGTGCTGTTCCGCTCGATCCCCAGGCGCGACACGAAGCCGCTCGCCAAAAGGCTGATCCAGCGCTTCGGATCGTTCGCGGAAGTGCTGTCCGCTCCCCACGCACAATTGATCGAAGTAGAAGGCGTCGGGGATGCCACAGCGACGGACCTGAAAATCGTGCTCGCCGCGGCCCAGCGCCTGACGCGCGGCAAGGTCAGAGGCAGACCTGTCCTCTCATCGTGGAGCGAAGTTCTGGACTATTGCCGCGCGGCGATGGCTTTTGCTGAAAAGGAGCAGTTCCGGATCCTTTTCCTCGACAAGAAGAACGCGCTGATCGCCGATGAACTTCAACAGACCGGGACAGTCGATCATACGCCGGTCTATCCGCGGGAAGTCGTCAAACGAGCACTCGAACTCTCCGCAACCGCGCTGATCCTCGTCCACAACCACCCCTCCGGCGACCCCACGCCGTCGAGGGCAGATATTCAGATGACGCGACAGATCGCCGATATCGCCAAGCCTTTGGGCATTCTGGTGCACGATCATATTATTGTCGGGCGCGACGGTCACACCAGCATGAAGGCGCTCAAGTTTTTCTGA
- a CDS encoding circularly permuted type 2 ATP-grasp protein, producing the protein MTTQAFDEMTAMGAEIRPGYERIKAWLSETDQEQLRLRQKEAELLFRRIGITFNVYGDADAEERLIPFDIVPRVITKTEWKNLTLGLEQRVKALNAFLSDIYNKGEIIKAGIVPEELVYKNPYYRPEMVGFRPPQNVYVPIAGIDIIRVDADTFYVLEDNARTPSGVSYMLENREVMLRLFPELCAESRVAPVENYPDELLATLRSIAPDSAPSSPTIGVLTPGPFNSAYYEHTFLADKLGVDLVEGRDLFVRDNIVYMRTTEGPRRIDVLYRRLDDDFLDPLVFRPDSALGVPGLMAAYRAGNIALANAVGTGVADDKAVYSYMPEIVRFYLGEEAILKNVPTYRCREPEALAYVLDHLEELVVKEVSGSGGYGMLIGPRSDKETIETFRAKLKAKPDDFIAQPTLALSTCPTFVASGVAPRHVDLRPFVLSGADKVRIVPGGLTRVALKDGSLVVNSSQGGGTKDTWVLND; encoded by the coding sequence ATGACGACGCAGGCCTTCGACGAGATGACCGCAATGGGGGCGGAAATCCGGCCGGGATACGAGCGTATCAAGGCGTGGCTCTCCGAGACCGATCAGGAACAGCTTCGCCTGCGGCAGAAGGAGGCGGAATTGCTGTTCCGCCGGATCGGCATCACCTTCAACGTCTATGGCGATGCCGATGCCGAGGAACGGCTGATCCCGTTCGACATCGTGCCGCGCGTCATCACCAAGACGGAATGGAAGAACCTGACGCTCGGCCTCGAGCAGCGCGTCAAGGCGCTGAACGCCTTCCTCTCCGACATCTACAACAAGGGCGAGATCATCAAGGCCGGCATCGTGCCGGAGGAACTCGTCTACAAGAATCCCTATTACCGGCCGGAAATGGTCGGCTTCCGCCCGCCCCAGAACGTCTATGTGCCGATCGCCGGCATCGACATCATCCGCGTCGATGCCGACACGTTCTACGTGCTGGAGGACAATGCGCGCACCCCGTCCGGCGTGTCGTACATGCTGGAAAACCGCGAGGTGATGCTGCGGCTGTTCCCCGAGCTCTGCGCCGAGAGCCGCGTCGCGCCGGTCGAGAACTATCCGGACGAACTTCTCGCCACGCTGCGCTCGATCGCCCCCGATTCGGCGCCGTCGTCGCCGACCATCGGCGTGCTGACGCCCGGTCCGTTCAACAGCGCCTATTACGAGCACACCTTCCTCGCCGACAAGCTCGGCGTGGACCTCGTCGAAGGCCGCGACCTGTTCGTGCGCGACAACATCGTCTACATGCGCACCACCGAAGGGCCGCGCCGCATCGACGTGCTCTATCGCCGCCTCGACGACGACTTTCTCGATCCCCTGGTGTTCCGCCCGGACTCCGCGCTCGGCGTGCCCGGCCTGATGGCCGCCTACCGCGCGGGCAACATCGCGCTCGCCAATGCCGTCGGCACCGGCGTGGCGGACGACAAGGCGGTCTACAGCTACATGCCGGAGATCGTGCGGTTCTATCTCGGCGAGGAAGCCATCCTGAAGAACGTGCCGACGTATCGCTGCCGCGAGCCCGAGGCGCTGGCCTACGTGCTCGACCATCTGGAAGAGCTGGTGGTGAAGGAGGTTTCCGGATCCGGCGGCTACGGCATGCTGATCGGCCCGCGGTCCGACAAGGAAACCATCGAGACCTTCCGCGCCAAGCTCAAGGCCAAGCCGGACGACTTCATCGCCCAGCCGACGCTGGCGCTTTCGACCTGCCCGACCTTCGTCGCCTCCGGCGTCGCCCCCCGTCACGTCGACCTGCGGCCGTTCGTGCTCTCGGGCGCCGACAAGGTGCGCATCGTTCCCGGCGGCCTGACGCGCGTCGCGCTGAAGGACGGATCGCTGGTCGTCAACTCCAGCCAGGGCGGCGGCACCAAGGACACCTGGGTCCTCAACGACTGA
- a CDS encoding alpha-E domain-containing protein, with amino-acid sequence MLSRTAETLYWLARYVERAENTARIIDAAARLSAMPAGYSGDHNEWATAVAATGMSDLFNRLHGEANQQTVVEFLGFSTENPSSIRSCLEVARANARAVRTALTIEMWEAINGAWLEMKRFSSDSMTRTKLSEFLSFVKEANLRFDGSAYRTMLRDDAFDFFQLGVFIERADASARILFAKHDFLEDDSASRGTGHDYFQWTAILRSVSAQTSYHWVYRDSVKPELVADLLILNRRMPRSIASCYENVTRRLDLLARAYGRQGPSQRLAYDIYDRLNDSEIRTVMRSGLRSFLTEFIEDNNKLGEAITEQYLV; translated from the coding sequence ATGCTGAGCCGCACCGCAGAAACCCTGTACTGGCTCGCGCGCTATGTCGAACGCGCCGAAAACACCGCTCGAATCATAGACGCCGCGGCGCGCCTGTCCGCCATGCCGGCCGGCTATTCCGGCGACCACAACGAATGGGCCACGGCCGTCGCGGCCACGGGCATGTCGGACCTGTTCAACCGCCTCCACGGCGAGGCCAACCAGCAGACGGTCGTCGAGTTCCTCGGCTTTTCCACCGAGAACCCGTCCAGCATCCGCTCGTGCCTTGAGGTCGCCCGGGCCAACGCGCGCGCGGTGCGCACCGCGCTGACCATCGAGATGTGGGAGGCGATCAACGGCGCGTGGCTGGAGATGAAACGCTTCTCCAGCGATTCGATGACCCGCACGAAGCTGTCGGAGTTCCTGTCGTTCGTGAAGGAGGCCAACCTCCGGTTCGACGGCTCGGCCTATCGCACCATGCTGCGCGACGACGCCTTCGACTTCTTCCAGCTCGGCGTGTTCATCGAGCGGGCGGATGCGAGCGCGCGCATCCTGTTCGCAAAGCACGACTTCCTGGAGGACGACAGCGCCTCGCGCGGCACCGGTCACGACTATTTCCAGTGGACCGCGATCCTGCGCTCGGTCTCGGCGCAGACATCCTATCACTGGGTCTACCGCGACAGCGTCAAGCCGGAGCTGGTCGCCGACCTGCTGATCCTCAACCGGCGCATGCCGCGCTCGATCGCGAGCTGCTACGAGAACGTCACGCGGCGTCTCGACCTGCTGGCGCGCGCCTACGGCCGCCAGGGTCCGAGCCAGCGGCTCGCCTACGACATCTACGACCGTCTCAACGACAGCGAGATCCGCACCGTGATGCGCTCCGGACTGCGGAGCTTCCTGACCGAGTTCATCGAGGACAACAACAAGCTGGGCGAGGCGATCACAGAACAATATCTCGTCTGA
- a CDS encoding transglutaminase family protein, with protein MRLRITHETVYRYDSPIDRAIEILRLTPQNHHGQYVSDWRVDVSTDGRLTRIEDPFGNTTHSLSFEGPVETLVIQAGGEVVTNDTAGIVRGLRDKLPAAVFLRPTDYTAADEKVAALAAAMTAAANDPLDLLHRLNIDIHRRINLAPAIHAPARPATAVIADVDEPATPQDVAHLFIAVARHAGVPARYVSGYLHRPEAFRETDAGHAWAEAYVDGLGWIAFDPCLGICPMDAHVRVATGLDSIGAAPIRGARAGGGIESIAVNIVVEEITYGL; from the coding sequence ATGCGGCTGCGGATCACCCACGAGACCGTCTATCGCTACGACAGCCCGATCGACCGGGCGATCGAGATCCTGCGGCTCACCCCCCAGAACCATCACGGCCAGTATGTCTCGGATTGGCGCGTCGACGTCTCGACCGATGGCCGGCTGACGCGGATCGAGGATCCGTTCGGCAACACCACCCATTCGCTGTCGTTCGAGGGGCCGGTGGAAACGCTCGTCATCCAGGCGGGCGGCGAGGTGGTGACGAACGACACCGCCGGCATCGTGCGGGGGCTGCGCGACAAGCTGCCTGCCGCCGTCTTCCTGCGGCCGACCGACTACACCGCCGCCGACGAGAAGGTCGCCGCCCTCGCCGCCGCGATGACGGCGGCGGCGAACGATCCGCTCGATCTCCTGCACCGGCTCAACATCGACATTCACCGCCGCATCAACCTCGCGCCGGCGATCCATGCCCCGGCGCGGCCCGCGACCGCAGTGATCGCCGATGTCGACGAGCCAGCGACCCCGCAGGATGTGGCGCACCTGTTCATCGCGGTCGCCCGCCACGCCGGCGTGCCCGCGCGATATGTTTCGGGCTACCTGCACCGGCCGGAAGCCTTCCGCGAGACGGATGCCGGGCATGCCTGGGCGGAAGCCTATGTGGACGGTCTCGGATGGATCGCCTTCGATCCCTGCCTGGGCATCTGCCCGATGGACGCGCACGTGCGGGTGGCCACGGGCCTCGATTCCATCGGCGCCGCGCCGATCCGCGGCGCGCGGGCCGGCGGCGGCATCGAATCCATCGCCGTCAACATCGTGGTGGAAGAGATCACCTACGGATTGTGA
- a CDS encoding peptidase has product MTYCVGILVRDGLVMIADTRTNAGLDNIATYRKLHVFERPGDRVVAIASSGNLAITQSVLSLVSEGLENPETGEIETLMEMPTLFRTAQFVGRAIREVYRIDGRALEQSANSFDVTMLVGGQIAGGRLRMFMVYRAGNFIEATEDTPYLQIGEHKYGKPILDRAATYDTTLQDALKLGLISMDSTMRSNLSVGLPIDTLMVRRDAIRSSLRHRIDSYDPYFRDLRDRWSRALRDAHLAIPEPPYGEV; this is encoded by the coding sequence ATGACATATTGCGTCGGCATCCTGGTGCGTGACGGGCTGGTCATGATCGCCGACACGAGGACGAATGCCGGCCTCGACAACATCGCCACCTACCGCAAGCTGCACGTCTTCGAGCGGCCGGGCGATCGCGTGGTCGCCATCGCCTCGTCCGGCAACCTCGCCATCACGCAGTCGGTGCTGAGCCTCGTCTCGGAAGGTCTCGAGAACCCGGAGACGGGCGAGATCGAGACGCTGATGGAGATGCCGACGCTGTTCCGCACGGCGCAGTTCGTCGGCCGCGCGATCCGGGAGGTCTACCGGATCGACGGGCGCGCGCTGGAGCAGAGCGCGAACAGCTTCGACGTCACCATGCTCGTCGGCGGCCAGATCGCAGGCGGGCGGCTGAGGATGTTCATGGTCTATCGGGCGGGCAACTTCATCGAGGCCACCGAGGACACGCCCTATCTGCAGATCGGCGAGCACAAATACGGCAAGCCGATCCTCGACCGCGCCGCGACCTACGACACGACGCTGCAGGACGCGCTGAAGCTCGGGCTGATCTCGATGGATTCCACCATGCGCTCGAACCTGAGCGTGGGTCTGCCCATCGACACGCTGATGGTGCGCCGCGACGCAATCCGCTCGAGCCTGCGCCACCGCATCGATTCCTACGATCCCTATTTCCGCGACCTGCGCGACCGCTGGTCCCGCGCGCTGCGCGACGCGCACCTGGCGATTCCCGAGCCGCCTTACGGTGAGGTGTGA
- a CDS encoding NADP-dependent malic enzyme, whose product MSEERKSNAANLEDGALYYHRFPRPGKLEIRATKPLGNPRDLALAYSPGVAFPCLAIAKDPAAAADYTSRGNLVAVVSNGTAVLGLGAIGPLASKPVMEGKAVLFKKFAGIDVFDIEVEERDVDRFVDVVAALEPTFGGINLEDIKAPECFDIEAKLRERMRIPVFHDDQHGTAIIVGAAVRNAMEIAGKRIEDVKIVASGAGAAAIACLNLLVSLGANPRNIWVSDLEGVVYKGRPVLMDRWKEPYAQETDKRTLAEVIDDADIFLGVSAGGVLKPEMVARMAPNPLILALANPNPEIMPDAAAAVRSDAMVCTGRSDFPNQVNNVLCFPYIFRGALDVSATAINEAMKLAAVEAIAKLAQEPPIDADDSKPFGPERLIPSPFDQRLVLHIAPAVARAAMETGVATRPITDWEAYLDGLNRFVFRSGLLMKPIIAKAKQIAKRVVLCEGEDERVLRAVQIAVEDGIARPILVGRPSVVESRLERFRLKIRPGVDFELINPLDDPRYRDYVDLYFSLVGRRGITPDAARTMVRTNSTVIGALALRRGEADAMLCGLDGRFKRHLRDISQVVGLAPGVSALSTLSLLLLSEGAYFLADTSVQEDPSAPAIAEMTKLAVRHVRQFGVEPAVALLSHSNFGTSDGESPRKMREALGLILEDQPDLHVDGEMQGDSALSRLVRDLAMPRSRLSGAANLLMFPNLDAANIALTLLKEVASGLHVGPMLMGTARPAHILSSSATTRGVLNMIAVAAVEAGSRQ is encoded by the coding sequence ATGTCCGAAGAGCGGAAGAGCAACGCGGCCAATCTGGAAGACGGTGCGCTTTATTATCACCGGTTTCCGCGCCCCGGTAAGCTTGAGATCCGCGCCACCAAGCCGCTCGGCAACCCGCGCGATCTGGCGCTGGCCTATTCGCCCGGCGTCGCCTTTCCCTGCCTTGCCATCGCAAAGGACCCGGCCGCCGCAGCCGACTACACCTCGCGCGGCAACCTCGTCGCGGTGGTCTCCAACGGCACCGCCGTGCTCGGTCTCGGCGCCATCGGGCCGCTGGCCTCCAAGCCCGTGATGGAAGGCAAGGCCGTCCTGTTCAAGAAGTTCGCCGGCATCGACGTGTTCGACATCGAGGTCGAGGAACGCGACGTCGACCGCTTCGTCGACGTTGTCGCGGCGCTGGAGCCGACCTTCGGCGGCATCAATCTCGAAGACATCAAGGCGCCGGAGTGCTTCGACATCGAGGCCAAGCTGCGCGAGCGGATGCGGATTCCGGTCTTTCACGACGACCAGCACGGCACCGCGATCATCGTCGGCGCCGCCGTGCGGAACGCCATGGAGATCGCCGGCAAGCGCATCGAGGACGTGAAGATCGTCGCCTCCGGCGCCGGAGCGGCGGCGATCGCCTGCCTCAACCTTCTGGTCTCGCTCGGCGCCAATCCGCGCAATATCTGGGTCAGCGATCTCGAAGGCGTGGTCTACAAGGGCCGCCCCGTGCTGATGGACCGCTGGAAGGAGCCTTACGCCCAGGAGACCGACAAGCGCACGCTGGCGGAGGTCATCGACGACGCCGACATCTTCCTCGGCGTCTCGGCCGGCGGCGTGCTGAAGCCGGAGATGGTCGCGCGCATGGCGCCCAATCCGCTGATCCTCGCGCTCGCAAATCCCAATCCCGAGATCATGCCCGATGCGGCCGCCGCGGTTCGGTCGGATGCCATGGTCTGCACCGGCCGGTCGGATTTCCCCAACCAGGTCAACAACGTCCTCTGCTTCCCCTATATCTTCCGCGGCGCGCTCGACGTCTCGGCGACCGCCATCAACGAGGCGATGAAGCTCGCCGCCGTCGAGGCCATCGCCAAGCTCGCCCAGGAACCGCCGATCGATGCCGACGACAGCAAGCCGTTCGGTCCGGAGCGCCTGATCCCGTCGCCCTTCGACCAGCGCCTCGTGCTGCACATCGCTCCGGCGGTCGCCCGCGCGGCGATGGAGACGGGTGTCGCGACCCGTCCGATCACCGACTGGGAAGCCTATCTCGACGGGTTGAACCGCTTCGTGTTCCGCTCCGGCCTCCTGATGAAGCCGATCATCGCCAAGGCCAAGCAGATCGCCAAGCGCGTCGTGCTGTGCGAGGGCGAGGACGAGCGCGTGCTGCGCGCGGTGCAGATCGCGGTCGAGGACGGCATCGCGCGGCCGATCCTGGTCGGCCGTCCGTCGGTGGTGGAATCGCGGCTGGAGCGCTTCCGCCTGAAGATCAGGCCCGGGGTCGATTTCGAGCTGATCAACCCGCTCGACGATCCGCGCTACCGCGATTATGTCGACCTCTATTTCAGCCTCGTCGGCCGCAGGGGCATCACGCCGGATGCGGCGCGCACCATGGTGCGCACCAACTCGACCGTGATCGGCGCGCTGGCGCTGCGGCGTGGCGAGGCGGATGCCATGCTCTGCGGCCTCGATGGCCGCTTCAAGCGGCATCTGCGCGACATCAGCCAGGTCGTCGGGCTGGCGCCGGGCGTGTCCGCGCTGTCGACCTTGTCGCTGCTGCTGTTGTCCGAGGGCGCCTACTTCCTCGCCGACACCTCGGTGCAGGAAGACCCGTCCGCGCCGGCGATCGCGGAGATGACGAAACTGGCCGTGCGGCACGTGCGCCAGTTCGGCGTCGAGCCCGCCGTCGCGCTCTTGTCCCATTCCAATTTCGGCACCAGCGACGGCGAATCCCCGCGCAAGATGCGCGAGGCGCTCGGCCTCATTCTCGAAGACCAGCCGGACCTCCACGTCGATGGCGAGATGCAGGGCGATTCGGCGCTGTCCCGGCTCGTTCGGGACCTCGCGATGCCGCGCTCGCGCCTGTCCGGGGCCGCGAACCTGCTGATGTTCCCGAACCTCGACGCCGCCAACATCGCGCTGACGCTGTTGAAGGAAGTCGCTTCCGGCCTGCATGTCGGCCCGATGCTGATGGGCACGGCGCGCCCGGCTCATATCCTGTCGAGCTCCGCCACCACCCGCGGCGTCCTGAACATGATCGCGGTGGCCGCCGTCGAGGCCGGCAGCCGTCAATAA
- the moaB gene encoding molybdenum cofactor biosynthesis protein B: MTRIDESRPFIPIRFAVLTVSDSRSLADDKSGTTLAERIRDAGHQLADRDLVTDDIEAIRSRVSAWIANPDVDVVITTGGTGFTGRDVTPDAVEPLFEKRMDGFSTLFHRLSFDAIGTSTIQSRATAGLAGTTFVFCLPGSPGACRDAWDGILKWQFDYRLRPCNFVEIMPRLDEHLRRGKAREA; the protein is encoded by the coding sequence ATGACCCGCATCGACGAAAGCCGCCCCTTCATCCCGATCCGCTTCGCCGTGCTGACGGTCTCCGACAGCCGCTCGCTGGCGGACGACAAGTCCGGCACGACGCTCGCGGAGCGCATCCGGGATGCCGGCCACCAGCTTGCCGACCGCGACCTCGTCACCGACGACATCGAGGCCATCCGCAGCCGCGTCTCGGCGTGGATCGCGAACCCCGATGTGGACGTGGTGATCACGACCGGCGGCACCGGGTTCACCGGCCGCGACGTGACGCCGGACGCCGTCGAACCGCTGTTCGAGAAGCGCATGGACGGGTTTTCCACCCTTTTCCACCGGCTTTCTTTCGATGCGATCGGCACCTCGACCATCCAGTCGCGCGCGACGGCGGGGCTCGCGGGAACGACGTTCGTGTTCTGCCTTCCGGGCTCGCCGGGCGCCTGCCGCGACGCCTGGGACGGCATCCTGAAATGGCAGTTCGACTACCGCCTGCGACCCTGCAATTTCGTCGAGATCATGCCCCGGCTGGACGAGCACCTGCGCCGCGGCAAGGCACGGGAGGCCTAG